The following coding sequences are from one Streptomyces venezuelae window:
- a CDS encoding HtaA domain-containing protein, whose amino-acid sequence MPSSGQARAIRRAGTVAALAALTGALLPVATARADDRTVRGGRLDWGIKSSFQSYVTGPIAHGASTLQGGAATVGGSRFRFHSAKGSYDPDSGTFTAGFSGGVRFTGHKKGGSYELDLTISRPTVKVSGGSGTLYADMVSKQKGTGKITSTPRVPLASLNVSGIDMKGGTGPIALDNIPATLTSQGAEAFAGYYTAGTALDPVSLSTDLVTKSAPKSEPEQAPSRRAATSGEKAGRIENAAVDWGVRRTFREYVTGPIAKGEWKLSAGAQDGGALFRFPKGEGTYDEKKHTLAADFAGSVRFTGAHGLDLTLAGITVDVRDGKGTLSADVVSKGDRGTTLKDAPLVTFPAAEKELKPEDGLVSLTEVPSKLTAEGAEAFGGMYKAGSSMDPLSLAVALDTQAKLPALPDLGSSAAPEPAPEKHARPKTENAADSADSSSNAVPIGVGAGVAVLLAAAVALGFVRKRRGSTGTDTPPADAS is encoded by the coding sequence ATGCCGTCGTCCGGACAGGCGCGCGCCATCCGCCGCGCAGGAACCGTGGCCGCGCTCGCCGCCCTGACCGGAGCCCTGCTCCCGGTGGCCACCGCGCGCGCCGACGACCGCACGGTCCGGGGCGGCCGGCTCGACTGGGGCATCAAGTCCTCCTTCCAGAGCTACGTCACCGGACCCATCGCCCACGGCGCTTCGACCCTGCAAGGGGGCGCCGCCACGGTCGGCGGCAGCCGGTTCCGCTTCCACTCCGCGAAGGGCTCGTACGACCCGGACAGCGGGACGTTCACCGCCGGGTTCTCGGGAGGGGTGCGCTTCACCGGCCACAAGAAGGGCGGCTCGTACGAGCTCGACCTCACGATCAGCCGCCCCACCGTGAAGGTCTCGGGCGGCTCCGGCACGCTCTACGCCGACATGGTGAGCAAGCAGAAGGGCACCGGCAAGATCACGTCGACCCCGCGGGTGCCGCTCGCCTCCCTCAATGTCTCCGGCATCGACATGAAGGGCGGCACGGGGCCGATCGCCCTCGACAACATCCCCGCGACGCTCACGTCACAGGGCGCCGAGGCGTTCGCCGGGTACTACACGGCGGGCACCGCACTCGACCCGGTGAGCCTGTCGACGGACCTCGTCACGAAGAGCGCGCCCAAGTCCGAACCCGAGCAGGCTCCTTCGCGCCGTGCGGCGACATCGGGGGAGAAGGCGGGGCGCATCGAGAACGCCGCCGTCGACTGGGGTGTGCGCCGCACCTTCCGCGAGTACGTCACCGGGCCCATCGCCAAGGGCGAATGGAAACTGTCCGCCGGTGCCCAGGACGGCGGCGCGCTCTTCCGCTTCCCGAAGGGCGAGGGCACGTACGACGAGAAGAAGCACACTCTCGCCGCGGACTTCGCCGGATCCGTGCGCTTCACCGGGGCGCACGGCCTCGACCTGACGCTCGCCGGGATCACCGTCGACGTGCGGGACGGCAAGGGCACGCTGTCGGCGGACGTCGTGAGCAAGGGCGACCGCGGCACCACCCTGAAGGACGCCCCGCTCGTCACCTTCCCGGCGGCGGAGAAGGAGTTGAAGCCGGAGGACGGCCTCGTCTCCCTCACCGAGGTGCCGTCGAAGCTCACCGCCGAGGGCGCCGAGGCCTTCGGCGGCATGTACAAGGCGGGCTCCTCGATGGACCCCCTGTCGCTCGCCGTCGCCCTCGACACGCAGGCGAAGCTGCCCGCGCTGCCCGACCTCGGCTCGTCCGCGGCTCCGGAACCCGCCCCGGAGAAGCACGCGCGGCCGAAGACCGAGAACGCCGCGGACTCCGCCGACTCCTCGTCGAACGCCGTGCCCATCGGTGTCGGCGCGGGCGTCGCGGTGCTGCTCGCCGCGGCGGTCGCTCTCGGGTTCGTACGCAAGAGGCGCGGGTCGACGGGGACGGACACGCCGCCCGCCGACGCATCCTGA
- a CDS encoding hemin ABC transporter substrate-binding protein codes for MARSLRIAGAWAAVLALGLTGCGTSDDGGGRTPKTGAEAAASAPDRVEPLGTRPKAELPATVTSADGHRVTVRDTSRIVPLTGSLNEIVFTLGLGDNVVARDITATFEQARKLPVVTRAHDVSAESVLSLEPTVVLADSTTGPAEAVDQIRDTGIPLVVFDPAKGLDDVGPRIDAVAKALGVEKAGAELTARTERRIAEVRADIPGGTRGKKPRVAFLYLRGSASVYLLGGRESGASSLLEAAGAVDAGKESGLKKDFTAITSEALAKAAPDAILVMTKGLDSVGGVDGLLKVPGVAETPAGLDRRVVSVDDGVLLNYGPRTDRVLKSLVKQLYEDGSA; via the coding sequence ATGGCGCGCTCTCTCCGTATCGCCGGCGCATGGGCCGCCGTGCTCGCGCTCGGTCTGACCGGGTGCGGGACGTCGGACGACGGCGGCGGGCGGACACCGAAGACGGGCGCGGAGGCGGCGGCCTCGGCGCCCGACCGGGTCGAACCGCTCGGGACCCGGCCGAAGGCCGAACTCCCCGCCACCGTCACCTCCGCCGACGGCCACCGGGTGACGGTGCGGGACACCAGCCGCATCGTGCCGCTCACCGGCAGCCTGAACGAGATCGTCTTCACCCTGGGCCTCGGCGACAACGTCGTCGCCCGCGACATCACCGCAACCTTCGAGCAGGCGAGAAAACTGCCGGTGGTGACACGTGCGCACGACGTCTCGGCGGAGAGCGTGCTCTCGCTCGAACCGACCGTCGTCCTCGCCGACTCCACCACCGGACCGGCCGAGGCCGTCGACCAGATCCGCGACACGGGCATCCCCCTCGTCGTGTTCGACCCGGCGAAGGGTCTCGACGACGTGGGCCCGCGCATCGACGCGGTGGCGAAGGCCCTGGGCGTCGAGAAGGCGGGCGCCGAGCTGACCGCGCGCACCGAGCGGCGGATCGCCGAGGTCCGGGCGGACATCCCCGGCGGAACCCGCGGGAAGAAGCCGCGGGTCGCCTTCCTCTACCTGCGCGGCTCCGCCTCCGTCTATCTCCTCGGCGGCCGTGAGTCCGGGGCGAGTTCGCTCCTGGAGGCGGCGGGCGCGGTCGACGCGGGCAAGGAGTCCGGGCTGAAGAAGGACTTCACCGCGATCACCAGCGAGGCGCTCGCCAAGGCGGCGCCGGACGCGATCCTCGTGATGACGAAGGGCCTGGACTCGGTGGGCGGCGTCGACGGGCTCCTGAAGGTGCCGGGCGTCGCCGAGACCCCCGCGGGCCTGGACCGCCGCGTCGTCTCTGTCGACGACGGTGTCCTCCTCAACTACGGGCCACGCACCGACCGGGTCCTGAAGTCCCTCGTCAAGCAGTTGTACGAGGACGGCTCCGCATGA
- a CDS encoding FecCD family ABC transporter permease — translation MSLLTGPGTRETAPPAAEKSPRPRRGAAVPLTVGLVAALVVLCLVSAGVGAYDIPLGDVVSSVRHRTGLGGSALDRVGESVLWNVRLPRVVLALLVGASLGCAGALMQGVFGNPLAEPGVIGISSGAAVGAVASIALGFSFFGNWTVTVCAFVAGLATVLLVYAMSREGGRTEVVTLILTGIAVNAFAGALIGLCIFFADNAQISQITFWQLGSLAQATWPKVLAVLPCALLGLAVAPLYSRKLDLLALGERPARHLGVDVERLRLVLVLVVALLTAAAVSVAGIITFVGLLVPHLLRMAAGPGHRFLVPGSALGGALVLVAADLAARTVAAPAELPLGVLTALFGSPFFFWLLRRTRRRQGGWA, via the coding sequence ATGAGCCTGCTGACCGGACCCGGAACCCGAGAGACCGCTCCCCCGGCCGCGGAGAAGTCCCCCCGGCCCCGCCGCGGCGCCGCCGTCCCCCTCACCGTCGGTCTCGTCGCCGCCCTCGTCGTCCTGTGTCTGGTCTCCGCCGGCGTCGGCGCGTACGACATCCCGCTCGGCGACGTCGTCTCCTCCGTGCGGCACCGCACGGGACTCGGCGGGTCCGCGCTCGACCGGGTCGGCGAGAGCGTGCTGTGGAACGTGCGGCTGCCGCGCGTCGTGCTCGCCCTCCTCGTCGGCGCCTCGCTGGGCTGCGCGGGCGCGCTGATGCAGGGCGTGTTCGGCAATCCGCTCGCCGAACCCGGCGTGATCGGGATCTCGTCGGGCGCCGCTGTCGGCGCCGTCGCCTCCATCGCGCTCGGCTTCTCCTTCTTCGGCAACTGGACCGTCACCGTCTGCGCGTTCGTCGCCGGGCTCGCGACGGTCCTGCTCGTGTACGCCATGTCGCGCGAGGGCGGCCGCACGGAGGTCGTCACGCTGATCCTCACCGGCATCGCCGTGAACGCCTTCGCGGGCGCCCTCATCGGCCTGTGCATCTTCTTCGCGGACAACGCGCAGATCAGCCAGATCACGTTCTGGCAGCTCGGCTCGCTCGCACAGGCGACGTGGCCGAAGGTCCTCGCCGTGCTGCCGTGCGCGCTCCTCGGTCTCGCCGTCGCGCCGCTGTACTCCCGGAAGCTGGACCTCCTCGCCCTCGGCGAACGGCCCGCGAGACATCTGGGCGTGGACGTGGAAAGGCTGCGGCTCGTCCTGGTCCTCGTGGTGGCGCTGCTGACCGCGGCGGCCGTGTCCGTCGCCGGGATCATCACCTTCGTCGGCCTCCTCGTCCCCCATCTGCTGAGGATGGCCGCGGGCCCCGGGCACCGCTTCCTCGTGCCCGGGAGCGCGCTCGGCGGTGCGCTGGTCCTCGTCGCGGCCGATCTGGCCGCACGCACGGTGGCCGCGCCCGCCGAGCTGCCGCTCGGTGTGCTGACCGCGCTCTTCGGCAGCCCGTTCTTCTTCTGGCTGCTCCGCAGGACCCGTCGCAGGCAAGGGGGCTGGGCATGA
- the ddaH gene encoding dimethylargininase: MSRNPRSPRRATPRRYLMCPPAHFKVTYSINPWMDPAKPVDVPLAVAQWEDLRDRYRSLGHTVEELTPRPGLPDMVYAANGATVVGGRVLGARFAYAEREQEAVAHLEWFRAHGFTEIHEPVHINEGEGDFAVTASYVLAGRGFRASPLSHGEAQECFGRPVIGLDLVDPRYYHLDTALAVLDDAADEVMYYPPAFSPGSRAVLRRLFPDALIAEEPDAEALGLNAVSDGLHVLLPQAAAGLFQPLRERGYEPVPMDLSELLKGGGSVKCCTQELRG; encoded by the coding sequence TTGTCCCGCAATCCTCGCTCTCCTCGGCGCGCCACACCCCGGCGCTATCTGATGTGCCCACCGGCACACTTCAAGGTCACCTACTCCATCAACCCCTGGATGGACCCCGCCAAGCCGGTCGACGTCCCCCTCGCCGTCGCCCAGTGGGAGGACCTGCGCGACCGCTACCGCTCGCTCGGCCACACCGTCGAGGAGCTCACCCCGCGGCCGGGCCTGCCGGACATGGTCTACGCGGCGAACGGCGCGACCGTCGTCGGGGGCCGCGTGCTCGGCGCCCGCTTCGCCTACGCCGAGCGCGAGCAGGAAGCCGTGGCCCACCTGGAGTGGTTCCGCGCCCACGGCTTCACCGAGATCCACGAACCGGTCCACATCAACGAGGGCGAGGGCGACTTCGCCGTCACCGCCTCCTACGTCCTGGCCGGCCGCGGCTTCCGGGCCAGCCCGCTCTCCCACGGCGAGGCACAGGAGTGCTTCGGCCGCCCGGTCATCGGCCTCGACCTCGTCGACCCCCGCTACTACCACCTGGACACCGCGCTCGCCGTCCTCGACGACGCGGCGGACGAGGTCATGTACTACCCGCCCGCCTTCTCCCCGGGCAGCCGCGCGGTCCTGCGGCGGCTCTTCCCCGACGCGCTGATCGCCGAGGAGCCCGACGCCGAGGCGCTCGGGCTCAACGCCGTGTCCGACGGACTCCACGTGCTGCTCCCGCAGGCCGCGGCGGGGCTCTTCCAGCCGCTGCGCGAGCGCGGCTACGAACCCGTCCCGATGGATCTGAGCGAACTGCTCAAGGGCGGCGGCAGCGTGAAGTGCTGCACGCAGGAGCTGCGGGGCTAG
- a CDS encoding FTR1 family protein has protein sequence MFENYLAGLRGGLAAGVVACLLLAYGVRSGRRDVLRPVRAGTGSGAALVLGLGWAFTFGPAELTPRARETLGGMAAVAVVALLTWAGLRARRPARHAGAVLAAAAFLSVVREGLDTALFVGASVRASLDGSHGPLLVVLLGLLTALVPVLLLYRGAVRVRSAQLLPRVGVLSVLVVAGVLAHGVFRLQEGDVLGGPRGTAFDVGTLVPPDSWYGAFLAGALGFRPDPTTVQVAVWLLYAVPVLILLVRRWRRGEQQFRNKDDRTASGSNSRAYDRRSSVDRHPRIPPCEPPDSGRALPR, from the coding sequence ATGTTCGAGAACTATCTGGCCGGGTTGCGGGGCGGTCTCGCGGCGGGCGTGGTCGCCTGCCTGCTCCTCGCGTACGGGGTGCGGAGCGGGCGGCGCGACGTGCTGCGGCCGGTGCGGGCCGGGACCGGGTCGGGGGCGGCGCTGGTGCTCGGCCTCGGCTGGGCGTTCACCTTCGGCCCGGCCGAACTGACGCCGCGGGCACGGGAGACGCTCGGCGGCATGGCAGCGGTCGCCGTCGTGGCGCTGCTGACCTGGGCGGGGCTGCGGGCCCGGCGGCCCGCACGGCATGCCGGGGCCGTGCTCGCCGCCGCGGCATTCCTCTCCGTGGTGCGGGAGGGGCTGGACACCGCCCTGTTCGTGGGCGCTTCGGTGCGGGCGTCCCTGGACGGGTCGCACGGGCCGCTGCTCGTCGTACTGCTCGGGCTGCTCACCGCGCTCGTGCCCGTCCTGCTGTTGTACCGGGGCGCGGTCCGTGTCCGGTCCGCCCAACTGCTCCCGCGGGTCGGGGTGCTGTCCGTCCTCGTGGTGGCGGGCGTCCTCGCGCACGGCGTGTTCCGCCTGCAGGAAGGGGACGTTCTGGGCGGTCCGCGCGGCACGGCGTTCGACGTCGGCACGCTCGTCCCGCCGGACAGCTGGTACGGCGCGTTCCTGGCCGGCGCCCTCGGCTTCCGGCCCGACCCGACGACGGTGCAGGTCGCGGTCTGGCTGCTGTACGCGGTGCCCGTGCTGATCCTGCTGGTGCGGCGGTGGAGGCGGGGAGAGCAACAGTTCCGGAACAAGGACGACCGCACCGCGAGCGGGTCGAACTCCCGTGCTTATGATCGTCGTTCATCAGTTGATCGACATCCGAGGATCCCCCCATGCGAACCTCCCGATTCGGGAAGAGCCTTGCCACGCTGA
- a CDS encoding glycerophosphodiester phosphodiesterase yields the protein MVIRTVLTGLTALTLTAPNGFLAPIEWGGGPLTVDALPRVVYTAHRGGALEVPENSMSGLLAAYERGTAQVIDFDTRMLRDGTLVVMHDDTVDRTTYASGSVRTMDRWDWLAVRLRPGAALPGNWRPERPPTVAEVLDRFGGKIMLMLEAKDPRSLDPLARLIRSRKLTRSVFVNTNDPAVARRAHRLGLLAQLWRSRRQMLTDRPEGWAAFVDVLDVDYKARDGDLLRAVNSGIPRVWAHTVTKPKQRDRVLWLGCNGVITDAPGLLSRTPVKKYKPVRAGGPVRR from the coding sequence ATGGTCATCAGGACTGTGCTGACGGGGCTCACGGCGCTCACCCTCACGGCACCGAACGGCTTCCTCGCCCCGATCGAGTGGGGCGGCGGGCCCCTGACCGTGGACGCGCTCCCCCGCGTCGTCTACACGGCGCACCGCGGCGGAGCCCTGGAGGTGCCGGAGAACAGCATGTCGGGCCTCCTCGCGGCCTATGAACGCGGCACGGCGCAGGTCATCGACTTCGATACGCGGATGCTGCGCGACGGCACGCTGGTGGTCATGCACGACGACACCGTGGACCGCACCACGTACGCGTCGGGTTCGGTCCGCACCATGGACCGGTGGGACTGGCTGGCCGTCCGGCTGCGGCCGGGGGCGGCGCTGCCGGGCAACTGGCGCCCGGAGCGGCCGCCGACGGTCGCGGAGGTCCTCGACCGGTTCGGCGGGAAGATCATGCTGATGCTGGAGGCCAAGGACCCCAGGAGCCTCGATCCGCTCGCCCGGCTGATCCGCTCGCGCAAGCTGACCCGCTCGGTGTTCGTGAACACCAACGACCCGGCGGTCGCCCGGCGTGCCCACCGGCTGGGCCTGCTGGCCCAGCTGTGGCGTTCCCGGCGGCAGATGCTCACCGACCGTCCCGAGGGGTGGGCGGCGTTCGTGGACGTCCTGGACGTGGACTACAAGGCGCGCGACGGCGACCTGCTGCGGGCCGTGAACTCGGGCATCCCCCGGGTGTGGGCGCACACGGTGACCAAGCCGAAGCAGCGCGACCGGGTGCTGTGGCTCGGCTGCAACGGCGTGATCACGGACGCCCCGGGCCTGCTCTCGCGGACGCCGGTCAAGAAGTACAAGCCGGTGAGGGCGGGCGGGCCCGTCCGGCGCTGA
- a CDS encoding bifunctional DNA primase/polymerase, producing the protein MGVEFGSRSGGRSRISQWLRRSPKDTSADDRAREELLLAAAGAGLPLAPAAYPSGYRCSCDRIGCPTPARHPVSFAWQTQSTTDRGQIERWARHQPQANFITATGMVHDVLDVPLDAGLEALERLLAAGIEVGPVAESGGSNGHGRLLFFTATRGTPEDEDEWWPCELDCHPETMDEHPGLRWHCRGSYVLVPPARLPGDLEVRWLRGPEHPLPDPLTLLATLTDECARVAGEPQEDIAAWPLRG; encoded by the coding sequence ATGGGCGTGGAGTTCGGCAGCCGGTCCGGCGGGCGGAGCAGGATTTCCCAGTGGCTCCGGCGGAGTCCCAAGGACACATCGGCGGATGACCGGGCCCGCGAGGAGCTGCTCCTCGCCGCCGCGGGGGCCGGGCTGCCCCTCGCGCCCGCCGCGTATCCGTCGGGGTACCGATGTTCCTGCGACCGCATCGGCTGCCCCACACCGGCCAGGCACCCCGTCTCCTTCGCCTGGCAGACGCAGTCCACGACCGACCGCGGCCAGATCGAGCGGTGGGCACGCCACCAGCCCCAGGCCAACTTCATCACCGCGACCGGCATGGTCCACGACGTCCTCGACGTACCGCTGGACGCGGGCCTCGAAGCCCTGGAGCGGCTCCTCGCGGCCGGCATCGAGGTCGGCCCCGTCGCAGAGTCCGGCGGCAGCAACGGACACGGCAGGCTCCTCTTCTTCACCGCGACCCGCGGCACCCCCGAGGACGAGGACGAGTGGTGGCCCTGCGAGCTGGACTGCCACCCCGAGACGATGGACGAACACCCGGGCCTGCGCTGGCACTGCCGGGGCTCCTACGTCCTCGTGCCGCCCGCCCGGCTCCCCGGTGACCTGGAGGTGCGCTGGCTGCGCGGCCCCGAGCACCCGCTGCCGGACCCGCTGACGCTCCTCGCGACGCTCACCGACGAGTGCGCCCGGGTCGCGGGGGAGCCCCAAGAGGACATCGCGGCCTGGCCGTTGCGGGGCTGA
- a CDS encoding TetR/AcrR family transcriptional regulator, with product MAQKTPPDSTRRSERSRRAIYDAALALVTEVGYAKLTIEAIAARAGVGKQTIYRWWTSKGAVLLDAFLDLGDQAARAAGENAGQAEIQSEIPNSGDLEADLKYVLRATVDEFNDAKYDAPYRALAAEGLLNPELGAEFVEKLLEPQLQLYVKRVEQARDAGQVAPGVDPRIALELWAGPLAQRWLMRSGPLTHDYADKLVEYALYGIAPRPETS from the coding sequence ATGGCCCAGAAGACTCCCCCCGACTCCACGCGCCGCAGCGAACGCTCGCGCCGCGCGATCTACGACGCCGCCCTCGCCCTCGTCACCGAGGTCGGCTACGCGAAGCTCACGATCGAGGCCATCGCCGCCCGCGCGGGCGTCGGCAAGCAGACGATCTACCGCTGGTGGACGTCCAAGGGCGCCGTCCTGCTCGACGCCTTCCTCGACCTCGGCGACCAAGCCGCCCGCGCCGCCGGCGAGAACGCGGGTCAGGCCGAGATCCAGAGCGAGATCCCGAACTCCGGTGACCTGGAGGCCGACCTCAAGTACGTGCTGCGGGCCACCGTCGACGAGTTCAACGACGCCAAGTACGACGCCCCCTACCGCGCGCTCGCCGCCGAGGGACTGCTCAACCCCGAGCTGGGCGCAGAATTCGTCGAGAAGCTCCTGGAGCCGCAGCTCCAGCTCTACGTGAAGCGCGTCGAGCAGGCCCGCGACGCCGGCCAGGTCGCCCCCGGCGTCGACCCCCGCATCGCCCTCGAACTGTGGGCCGGCCCCCTCGCCCAGCGCTGGCTCATGCGCTCGGGCCCCCTCACCCACGACTACGCCGACAAACTCGTGGAGTACGCCCTCTACGGCATCGCCCCCCGCCCCGAGACCTCCTGA
- a CDS encoding HtaA domain-containing protein — MAATRRPMTLAAAVATAVALGASVLTLPALAADRGAEKPAPPKLELKDGTLQWGVKESFRKYVMGMAHGKIEAKGGATQAADNGVFTFSGGLGTYDTGTHATDTAFKGSVRFTSALHKFDISIADVKVRTQGKTGAIRADVTLNGAVQNDIDLARLDLSAVRPGQGGGEGGAMVFKDIPTTLTEKGAKAFNGMYEKGAQLDPATLTVTPGGPVPGKPTEPSTPTEPTKPAETPKPPKPSKPSKPSKPSKPSERPEPRQPAGVVDGSLSWGLKESFRTYISTGGEATVAGGAKKISDGYRFPYAKADLDSGAKKIDASFGGSVRFTYKAHGIDMKFSDLKVRANGAKGTLLADVTTPKGTNNDVRFAALDLSGVSYRPKNDVVHLDKVPATLTAAGAEQFANDTTGSPYKPGEKLDPVTVTLASKAGATLPEADGGEAGGTGTSGTGATGTGTTGSGSVGGGGTVGGGTGTLAATGSSVPSTALLGAAGVALAAGAGAVVAARRRRGSEAV, encoded by the coding sequence ATGGCCGCCACCCGTCGTCCCATGACCCTCGCGGCAGCCGTCGCGACCGCTGTCGCCCTCGGCGCGAGCGTCCTGACGCTGCCCGCGCTCGCCGCCGACCGCGGTGCCGAGAAGCCCGCCCCGCCGAAGCTGGAGCTGAAGGACGGCACGCTCCAGTGGGGCGTGAAGGAGTCCTTCCGCAAATACGTCATGGGCATGGCCCACGGCAAGATCGAGGCCAAGGGCGGGGCCACGCAGGCCGCGGACAACGGGGTGTTCACGTTCTCCGGTGGCCTGGGGACGTACGACACGGGCACGCACGCCACCGACACCGCCTTCAAGGGAAGCGTCCGCTTCACCTCCGCGCTGCACAAGTTCGACATCAGCATCGCCGACGTCAAGGTCCGTACCCAGGGGAAGACCGGCGCGATCCGGGCCGACGTGACCCTCAACGGCGCCGTGCAGAACGACATCGACCTGGCCCGGCTCGACCTGAGCGCGGTCCGCCCGGGGCAGGGCGGGGGCGAAGGCGGTGCGATGGTCTTCAAGGACATACCGACGACGCTCACCGAGAAGGGCGCGAAGGCGTTCAACGGCATGTACGAGAAGGGTGCGCAGCTGGACCCGGCCACGCTCACGGTGACGCCGGGCGGGCCCGTGCCCGGGAAGCCCACCGAACCCTCCACGCCCACGGAACCGACGAAGCCCGCCGAGACGCCCAAGCCTCCGAAGCCGTCCAAGCCGTCCAAGCCGTCCAAGCCCTCCAAGCCGTCCGAGCGCCCCGAGCCGCGGCAGCCCGCCGGTGTCGTCGACGGCTCGCTGTCCTGGGGGCTGAAGGAGTCCTTCCGCACGTACATCTCCACCGGCGGCGAGGCGACCGTCGCGGGTGGTGCGAAGAAGATCTCCGACGGGTACCGGTTCCCCTACGCCAAGGCCGACCTGGACTCCGGCGCGAAGAAGATCGACGCCTCCTTCGGCGGCAGCGTCCGCTTCACGTACAAGGCGCACGGCATCGACATGAAGTTCAGCGACCTCAAGGTGCGGGCGAACGGTGCCAAGGGCACGCTGCTCGCCGACGTCACCACGCCCAAGGGCACCAACAACGACGTGCGGTTCGCGGCGCTCGACCTGTCCGGGGTCTCCTACCGGCCCAAGAACGACGTCGTGCACCTCGACAAGGTGCCGGCGACCCTCACGGCCGCGGGCGCGGAGCAGTTCGCCAACGACACGACCGGCTCCCCGTACAAGCCGGGCGAGAAGCTCGACCCGGTGACGGTCACCCTCGCCTCCAAGGCGGGTGCCACCCTGCCGGAGGCCGACGGCGGAGAGGCGGGCGGTACGGGTACGTCAGGCACGGGCGCGACGGGCACCGGCACGACCGGGTCCGGCTCGGTGGGCGGCGGGGGCACGGTCGGCGGCGGCACCGGCACGCTCGCGGCCACCGGCTCCTCCGTCCCTTCCACCGCGCTGCTGGGCGCGGCGGGCGTGGCGCTGGCGGCGGGCGCGGGCGCGGTCGTCGCGGCGCGACGGCGGCGGGGCTCCGAAGCGGTGTGA
- a CDS encoding heme ABC transporter ATP-binding protein, translated as MIGQLGRRLFAARDRALPAPSAPGDVLAEAAGLRVRLGGRDVLGGEPGGTPGGVSLAIRAGEVLALVGPNGAGKSTLLAALAADLPPAEGVVRVCGRPAADWPARELALRRAVLPQSAALSFPFPVEDVVRMGRAPWAGTRAADDDDRIVREAMAATEVTEFAARPFSALSGGERARVALARVLAQRTPLLLLDEPTAALDLRHQELVLRICRDRAASGDAVVVVLHDLGLAGAYADRVAVLRGGTVAAEGAPRDVFEGALLSEVYRQPVEVFPHPRTGAPVVAPLRNA; from the coding sequence ATGATCGGACAGCTGGGCAGGAGGCTCTTCGCAGCCCGCGACCGGGCACTGCCCGCACCGTCCGCTCCGGGCGACGTCCTCGCCGAGGCCGCGGGGCTGCGGGTGCGGCTCGGCGGGCGGGACGTGCTGGGCGGGGAGCCCGGCGGGACACCCGGCGGGGTGTCGCTCGCGATCCGCGCGGGTGAGGTGCTCGCGCTCGTCGGGCCCAACGGCGCGGGGAAGTCGACCCTGCTGGCCGCGCTCGCCGCCGATCTGCCGCCCGCCGAAGGGGTCGTACGTGTCTGCGGCAGGCCCGCCGCCGACTGGCCCGCCCGGGAGCTCGCGCTGCGCAGGGCCGTGCTGCCGCAGTCCGCCGCGCTGTCCTTCCCCTTCCCCGTCGAGGACGTCGTCCGCATGGGCCGCGCGCCCTGGGCCGGGACCCGCGCCGCGGACGACGACGACCGGATCGTGCGCGAGGCGATGGCGGCCACCGAGGTCACGGAGTTCGCCGCGCGCCCCTTCTCCGCGCTCAGCGGCGGCGAGCGGGCCCGGGTCGCGCTGGCCCGCGTCCTCGCCCAGCGCACCCCCCTGCTCCTGCTCGACGAGCCGACCGCCGCCCTCGACCTGCGCCACCAGGAGCTGGTCCTGCGGATCTGCCGGGACCGGGCGGCGTCCGGCGACGCGGTCGTGGTGGTCCTGCACGACCTGGGGCTCGCGGGAGCGTACGCGGACCGGGTCGCGGTGCTGCGCGGCGGAACCGTCGCGGCGGAGGGCGCCCCCCGCGACGTATTCGAGGGAGCACTGCTCTCCGAGGTGTACCGGCAGCCCGTCGAGGTCTTCCCGCACCCGCGCACCGGCGCCCCCGTGGTCGCTCCGCTCCGGAACGCCTGA